A single region of the Kwoniella botswanensis chromosome 1, complete sequence genome encodes:
- a CDS encoding 5'/3'-nucleotidase SurE yields the protein MPRLQTYTERPVVLLTNDDGPPCASSPNIFSFCKLLQSRLGWDVRVVIPDCQKSWVGKAYAISDVISASYFYPLEPEGLTGDITTTPRPLKEGETMEWILLSGTPATCTNIALHNLYPGEIDLVISGPNHGRNSSTAFALSSGTLGAALAGALSIPLPGPSTGEPSLHTDHIPCIAVSYGVVTRPVTSRVLELATDAAVDVCEKLFDDWGWDEDREKGRHLVQVYSVNIPLVEGDLEVGRRKTAWTNMWRNSYGRLFKATTLTQANYDPGDNSNQNRSSPSSSNNQPQNNNIPPNSSTTSTAGPGALPTPVPSSPDFKRHDGQLRFHFAPNMKPLLFPPVESLPVGSDAWAFAKGYIGVTPMRAQFAGPIEGGYGFGREENDGKKAGSLWN from the exons ATGCCTCGTCTACAGACATATACGGAAAGACCGGTGGTACTGCTTACA AACGATGATGGTCCTCCATGCGCTTCTTCACccaacatcttctcattctgCAAACTTCTGCAATCACGTCtgggatgggatgtgagAGTAGTGATACCGGACTGTCAGAAGTCATG GGTCGGCAAAGCGTATGCGATCAGCGATGTCATCTCGGCGAGCTACTTTTATCCTCTAG AGCCTGAAGGACTTACTGGCGATATCACCACTACGCCCAGGCCactgaaagaaggtgaaacaATGGAGTGGATACTTCTTTCCGGT ACACCAGCAACATGTACAAATATAGCTTTGCATAACCTCTATCCTGGTGAGATAGACTTAGTGATATCCGGACCTAATC ATGGTCGGAATTCCTCCACTGCATTCGCTTTATCATCCGGAACCTTAGGTGCGGCATTAGCAGGAGCACTGtctatacctcttcctgGACCTTCGACTGGCGAACCCTCATTACATACCGATCATATACCTTGTATAGCCGTTTCATATGGAGTAGTCACTCGGCCCGTCACTTCGAGGGTATTGGAATTGGCTACGGACGCAGCTGTAGATGTATGTGAGAAGCTATTTGACGATtggggatgggatgaggatCGCGAGAAGGGAAGACATTTGGTGCAGGTTTACTCGGTGAATATACCGCtggtagaaggtgatttggaaGTGGGGAGGAGAAAGACGGCATGGACGAATATGTGGAGAAACTCTTATGGAAGGTTGTTCAAGGCTACTACGTT GACACAAGCGAATTATGATCCAGGAGATAACTCTAATCAAAATCGTTCATCgccttcatcctccaataATCAACCTCAAAACAACAATATCCCACCTAACTCTTCAACCACATCTACAGCTGGACCAGGTGCCCTACCAACACCAGTACCTTCGTCACCTGATTTCAAACGACATGATGGGCAATTACGATTTCATTTCGCACCTAATATGAAACCCCTCCTGTTCCCTCCTGTTGAAAGCTTGCCGGTCGGCTCTGATGCCTGGGCTTTCGCGAAGGGCTATATAGGTGTCACTCCTATGCGAGCCCAGTTTGCTGGACCGATAGAAGGGGGGTATGGATTTGGGAGGGAGGAGAATGATGGGAAGAAAGCTGGTAGTCTGTGGAATTGA